A single window of Saccharococcus thermophilus DNA harbors:
- a CDS encoding DUF3967 domain-containing protein, producing MTDDINEGQILMGPSDVCALLGIKESTLRKYALILQDAGYKFHVNDKGQRGYFQNDVIVLKRFMEIKQSSDMTLEQAAEAVMAWVRQSNMAVSVIEKKTESERYNDDIQALKEMVAKQNELLKELMMRLDQQQKYIEENLKKRDELLMQSLKESMETRKMIAAAKEEEGKKKGFWARLFGK from the coding sequence ATGACAGATGATATAAACGAAGGACAAATATTGATGGGGCCCAGCGACGTATGTGCCTTGCTCGGCATAAAGGAGTCCACCTTGAGAAAGTATGCCCTCATCCTCCAAGACGCGGGGTACAAGTTCCACGTCAACGACAAGGGACAGCGGGGATACTTTCAAAACGACGTTATAGTTCTAAAGCGGTTCATGGAGATAAAACAAAGCAGCGATATGACGCTCGAACAAGCGGCGGAAGCAGTAATGGCATGGGTTCGGCAATCTAATATGGCGGTCAGCGTTATAGAGAAAAAAACGGAATCGGAGCGTTATAACGATGATATACAAGCGCTAAAAGAAATGGTCGCCAAACAGAACGAGTTGCTAAAAGAACTCATGATGAGGCTGGATCAGCAACAAAAATACATAGAGGAAAACCTAAAGAAAAGGGATGAACTTCTTATGCAGTCCCTAAAGGAGTCCATGGAGACACGCAAAATGATCGCGGCGGCCAAAGAGGAAGAAGGGAAAAAGAAAGGGTTTTGGGCCCGTCTGTTTGGTAAATAA